ACATATCAAGGAAGCAACACCTGAAGGTGAAGAACTAATCAAATGTGGCAAGCTGAATTTGGTGGATCTAGCTGGTTCAGAAAATATCTCTCGCTCAGGTGCTAGAGAGGTATACATTCTTATTCTGAAACCATCtgttatatatgattttttttctgggaattgccaagttaaatttaaatttataagtatCTGATGCTTTGTAATCCTTGTTGATTAATAGGGTCGTGCAAGAGAAGCTGGTGAAATCAACAAAAGTCTACTTACTTTGGGGCGAGTCATTAATGCTCTTGTGGAGCATCTTGGGCATATCCCTTACAGGTTTATCCTTCTACCCGAGCCATATCTTATGTTGATTTTCTTCTGACTTCTATTTACCTGTTTGAATTGCTCCAGGGATAGCAAGCTTACGAGGCTACTTCGTGATTCACTTGGAGGAAGAACCAAAACATGCATTATAGCAACCGTATCACCAGCTGTTCATTGCCTGGAAGAGACATTGAGTACACTGGATTATGCGCACAGGGCTAAGAATATAAGAAATAAGCCGGAGGTTAGtagtcttgttttattttagttattttgaatAGATTTTTTGCTTTCCCCAAAGGTTTCTATAGCAGTAATATATGCATCTGATATGTAAAAGCTCATTATGACTTGATACAGTTTGGGTGGGGGGCTGTCTTGGTGTAGTTTACTAGCTTTTGTTCTTATCCCATTGTTGACAAATGTAATTCCCGAATGAAATCTTCTATTATGCAAGCTAATGTATACTATTTTATATCAATCAGGGCTAagcattttcggttcggtccggttttgaaccaaaataaacaaccaaaccaattttttttttaaagtttttgaaccgaaccgaaccgaaaaccggttcaaaccaattgattttggtttggttcggtttttttcccttccaaaccgGTCGGTTCGGTTTGCTTTTAGCAACCCAATCCTTATCAAGAATTTGTACAAGCCAAAACAGGGGTTTTAATCTTTATCAAGAATCTGTACAAACCAAAACAAGGGTTTGCTTTTAGCAACTCAATCCTCATCAAAAATCTGTACATCAGCCATGGCACAATCTTTTGCATGTAAAGGattgccttgttttttttttgctgtcgCATGAAAGCTTCAATAGCAACTGAAGAAGCTCTTTATGAGCGAGTCATAGTTCGTTTGAGTTGAAAATTTAGTGTGTTCGAGttcgatgaagaagaagaaaaagtcgAGGAGGAGTCTATCTGTGAGGTTTATCGAGTTGGTGTTTGTGTGCGTGCTTGTGGGGGGGCTTTGTTGGTTAAGATCCAGAGAAGGAGAGAATTGAGAGATGCAGAGAGAAATGGCAAAGGGAGGGCTTGCTGGTTAAGATCTAGAGAAGGAGAGAATTGAGAGATGCATAGCAAAGGCAAAGGGAGGGGATTGGGGAGAGATGCAGAGAGCGGCGGCTGGTTTTGTGTTTAGGAATGCTACTTTCCTCAGAGTTAAAAAACATCctattaataattgttttttttttaagtgttggtCTAGTTGAAttgattcggttcggttcaatcggtttcagaCTTTGAAAACCGAACCGGAACTTTCTTGTGATTTTCAGTTCAGTTTTttcgttattttttatttggttttttcggtttatcagtttttttgctcacctctaATATCAATTTGTTTGAGTGGGCTCTGcacttgggattttttttaaacttaaattttactCGAAGGAATGATGCTAAGATCTCAAGTGGCATGCATTTATGTCTCATTTAGCTGTACAagcattgcttctttttttttttaatttttttttggtgatggAAAGGTACATGTTATATATTTTCTGCCTTGAAGACCTATCGGATTGAGTTTAGATATGGCAACTCTATGTATTTTTGCCTTTCCTATTTAATTTAGATGTGCTTATTGTAGCCTTTGTATATTATTAAACATTTAAATAGTTGTTTGTAGTTTCGTTAGGGAGTTCATAAATTTTGCTGTGGCTGTTCGTAGGTCAACCAAAAGATGATGAAAACAACTCTTATCAAGGACCTTTATGGAGAAATTGAAAGACTTAAGGCAGGTGAGATGCTTTGAATCTGCAGGGGTAGTACACAAAAAACTTTCCACTGGTAACtcatgttgttttagtttgatgAGTTTAAATAATCTTTGGCATTTTGTCCAGAGGTTTATGCTGCCCGTGAAAAAAATGGTGTTTATATGCCGAAGGAGCGATACTATCAGGAGGAAAGTGAAAGAAAGGTATTGCTTCATTCCCCATTTTTACACATTAGCTTTGATGCTGCAATTATACATATACCTACATTAGGCCActgaatatttcttttatacTACAAGTTTTTATGCTCATGTCATGTCTTTATTGTGGTCAGGCCATGGCTGATCAGATAGAACAAATGGGAGTTATGATAGAAACCCATCAGAAGGTTAGTATTTGTGGCAATTTTTCTACAGAAGTTGTGGATTTATTATTTTCGTTTGTATGAAACTGAAATTTACGAGAACAATCTATGGTATGCTACAAACAGCAATCTGAGGAGTGGCGAGATAGGTACGATGCCCAGGTTCGCCAATGTTCTGATTTGAGCAGCAAACTTAATACCGCTGAGGTGAGTTGGGTTGGTTTGTTGTTTAGAATGTTTCTTATGTTTGAATTGACTTTCTTGAAATGGGTGAAACGTGCAGAAAAATTTCAATCAAACTATCAAATTGCTCACGTGTACTGAAGAAGAATTGAAGAAGTGTCGATATGGTTTGAAAGAGAGGGATTTTATCATATCTGAGCAGAGAAAAGCAGGCATGATTGACTATTCTTCTACTGAATTTTTACTCatttatttttgatgtattaataatGCTGATGAATTTTCAAAACAGAGAATGCTCTGGCTCATCAAGCTTGTGTTTTACGATCTGACCTCGAGAAAGCACTTCAGGACAATGCTTCTTTGTTTCAGAAGATTGGTATGTAGTCCTTGACTTGGTTTCAAACAGTCAACTTTATTGTTATGCAATTGAGAGTTGTAACTATCTACAATATGCTGTGCAGGTAGAGAAGATAAATTGAGTTCTGATAACAGATCAGTGGTTAACAATTTTAGAGGGCAGCTCTCCCAACAGATTGTTTCTCTATGTAACATGGTATCTATGTCTATATCTCAGCAAAATGAACATCTTCAGCGTGTTCAGGAACTTGGTCATTCCTTCTTAGACATGCATTATAAGGTAATTGATAGGCTATGGttaccattttctttttcttacagATTTCGTTATCTGTTGTCACAGtacttttgatttaattgatttgatttcattttcccTAGTTTTGTTCTTAATCACCTCATACATGCTTGATATTTTGTTTCAGTCAATTGAggaattgaagaagaaattatcGGCTTCGAGGGCCGTGTATATTTCTCACATCGAGGCAGTGCAAAATGTTGTCCGTTTGCACAAGGCCAGCTCTATTGCCGGCTTAGAGGAAATTTCTTCGATGGCTTCTTCCAGCACACAGTCTATTAAAGATGTAGGTTTCAATTATTTGGGTTGGCTGTTTTACCATTTTGTCTTTCTTTAGACATACCACGAACATTTATgtatttgtttgatttcttttcaaatcagTATCTAGAATCAGAGGCTGGTCCAGCAGCTTCGATATTTGATGACCTCCAGAATAGTCTTTCAACTCACCAGGGAGAAGTATCTCTTTTTGCCAGGGAAATGCGTCAGGTTTGATCCTTGATcttatcttgtatttttttttaatttttattttgttttgggtaTCAGCTGCTAATTTCACTAAGACTTGCtattgcagttttttttttttttatctcagtATTATCCCTTAAACATTGAAATTCATCTGTAACTTGCTTTTATACTTTCTTTATTAGATGCTAATAACCCCGTTTACTGTTTTCTAAATGTATACATGTAGTTTGCAACTTTTACCAACCCTAGTCAGATGTGTTCTCCTGGTTGATCTTTCAAtttattccttttgttttaaattccTTGTATCTTTTGCTGTttcttattttgtaattttgttttcatgtggACTGAACAGCGATTCCTTGTCagtagagagaaaagaaaggaggttTCTGAATACATGAATGGATTTCTTGACAAGATTTTGGAACAATGCAAAAACCTGGAAAATCATGCAGTGCAAGCTGATGccattcaaatgaaaaatattaccGACTTTCAGGAAGCTTATGAGGTGAGGCATGGTAAAGAAATTAAACACATGGGTGAATATGTCCTGTTCTGCATTACCAACTGAAAGCAACTATGCAGGAGCAATCAAAAACCGATGCTGAGAAGCTTGTTGCTGATATCAATAACCTGGTTTCCAACCACCTTCAGCGTCAAAAAGAGCTGGTTGTTGCATTATTTTCTCAGATATAGTTTCCTGTTTGTTGTATTGTTAAGATGCTGATGGTTAAGTCAATAGGTGGATGCAAGGCTTGTTGATCTTAGAGAAACTGCAACTGGAAATAAGGCATTCTTGGATGGACACGTTTCTTCAATGGAGCATGTGTCAACAGATGCAAAACGAAAATGGCATGAATTTTCCATGAAGGCAGAAGACAATGCTAAGGATGTTGCTGATTATTCTTCTGCCAAACATTGTAGGATGGAGTCGCTCTTACAGCAATGGTATGTAAAGTCTTCTGCAAGTGGTGGTTGAACTCAAtatcttttattcttttgttgatTGGTTCcctattattttctttagtGTAAGTACTGCTGGATCAGCTTTCAAGCATTGGCAGAAGACACATGACTCTGTGAATAAGATGGGAATTAGTCATGTTTCTGAATTGGTATCGCTTACAAGGTAGAAATGCCAcattctcttaatatttttgatatgtaGTTAATCTTGACATCCACTTTCTCAAAGAATCCACAAGTGCATTTTTATCTGAGAATCCACAAGTGCATTTTTATCTGAGAATCCACCTCCAGTTAGTATGGATCAGGGTGTCATGTTTTTGGCTCTTGTCATGGAGTGCATAGGCCAAGCTATGATTGTACCCTTCTTTCATTGTTTCATCTCATTTTCACAGTTGCCTCATTAAGTCATATCatcattttgtttaaattcatCCTTTCTTCCTTTCAACGCCTTGGTGCAGAAATGCATCGGAAAGCTTCGAGCAGCATGATGCTGAGGTTGATTCTGCACGGGTTACAGCTGAGCAAGATGTGGCAAATAATAGTGAAGATATCCTCAAGCGCATTGACAGTAATTTATTTGTGTCTTCacttttcttttgcttgttttttcaatgataatcaCAGCCTTTCACATCATTTTAAATTTCACTGAAATGCGAGATGTTTGGTAGATAAATTATATAAGGATCACTCTTGGTGATTCATGGAGAATGTTACAATGATTTTGAATGTCTTACATTATACTTTTCAAACCTGCAATatctctgttttgtttttcacaATTCTCTAGTCCCCATTCCTGTGGTAAATGTAGAAGCATAATTTTGGAATCATCATAAATAGTTTGGGGAACAATGATTGCGTGTTTATTGTAGTTAGTCTACAAGTTATTCTTCTTCGAAGAGAATTCTGGCTTGTTTTAGCTGGTGTTTTATCACGTGCATGTAGATTTAGGTATGCATACTAGTTGAGGATCAGTGTATGTTGGCATACTTTCACATTGCACTCGTTACTTTATGATTTGGGATGTAGAATTAATGTTGAGATGGATGTGTTTACAGGAGTGTCAGACAATGAGCGAGGATCTGTATCTAAGATCTTGGATGCTGTTAAAGCCCATGCAAATGCACTGGAGACTTTCAGAGAGGATCACTCTGGCAAATCTGCAGCTATCGAAGATAGAGCACGTGAAACATTTGAGCAGCGATATATGGTAAGTTGGTTTGGCTTGGCACACCTAACCTCTACTCAAGTAGGGGGGATGGGGGTGGTGTATGATTTTGCTTTGAATCTCGTTGAAATTTTGACAAATCTATGTATTAGAATTGTTTGATGtgctgttttgaattcttaaaTTACGTGCTCTAGTCTCAAAACGTGTTGAGTTGCTCTAGTGGGCCTGGTCATGGAAATATATCGGTTACCAGGTTTCAAATAACTAAATTTAAGCTCATTTGGATGCAATATGTATTAGTCATATTATGGGCATGCCTGTTGTGTCAGTGGTATATGCTGTAAGTGGGATAGATGGAAGGATGAATGAAAGGGGGGCTGCTTGTTGAGTTGCCAGACATGTAATAAACGcagaaaatacatgaaaatgtTCTTGAAATATTTGTAGCTGAAAGTTTATGTCGAATAACAGGGTTACAGCTATCTAAAATTGGATAGACTTATCTTGTAATAATTTACATCTTGTTTGTTAATGCTTATGTTAAGCAGTCTGATGTGCAATTTGGATTATGGCCTCCTACAAAATACAATTACACTCACTTGATAATCATGTTGATCTGACTTGCAGGATTACGAGTCTACAGGCACAACACCAGTGAGAAGTGAGCCGGATGTTCCTAGCAAGGGGACCATTGAATCACTTCGAGCAATGCCAATGGAAAATCTTCTCGAGGAATTTCGAGAAAATAATTCATATGAATCATTGGAGGAGAAAGAACTGAAACCATCTCTAATACCACGGTCACCCCTTGTTCAACTGAATCAGCAATAGCATTTGGCTGTGTTTCATTTGTCTCCGCAATGACTGCCTATTTGTATCTTTATTCTGTACCATCGGCGTCCTGAGTTATTATTGAAAACTGCAAGGCTGCAGGAAAGGGTGTGGCAGAGGATTCTTGTGTCTAGGTTAATAGATCCCATCTTGGGATTTAGTAATTTGAAGCTTAACAGAATGATTGTAAATTGAGGCACAAAACTACACATTTGGGGTTCAAGATGGGCGGTTCCTTTCAGCTCTGCTCGTGTAATGTAACGCATGCCATTCTTTAATCAACCTTCTGGTTCCCAAAGTATTTGCCAATTTTCCCTGGTGATTTTGTTGCTGCCTTACTGCACCAGCTGGATCTCTTTGCgttgaaaaaaaaggaggaacaTCTTAAATGAAGTACTTGGTATTTAGAGCCAAGGTGGGTGCTAGTAAAAGGGAGATAAATAGGAGGATCTTGCCACCAAGTTCCTCAGAAAGTCAGAACAGCCATTCAACAGAACTCCCTCGTCTGTAAGTACAAGCTTACAGCTTAGGTTCATAAACAGTTAAAACATGACATTTCTATTTATCAACCTCTCTTTTCTGATTCACGAAACTGAAAACCTGTTTCTTCTCAGCTTCTTagaatatttcttctttttttattcatgcttttttttttggatgaaaactgattttttatttacaacattgttattgttatttgaataagaaattatagcaattaaaataaataatcataaaaatttaaatagtttagattcaatagaaaaaaaatgtgtttcttTGATCAAAAATCTCTTTTCTTTGTATATTTATTCTTACAAAAGCATGTCTTTTATAAGACGAGGCGTTGCTTGGTCGGAACACCTTCTCTATTGGCTAGAagtgcttttttttcttctaattcggCAAATGGCGCATCTTCGTCCACCTGGGTTGACGATGTGTCGCCCTTTATAACAAATTCCAGTCACTTTCGGCAGATGAGAAAACTGGATTCAGATAATTTGGACCGAAAAACCCAAATCTCAACTCCCTTTTCACCTAAAGCacagtaaaaataataagaataaaaaaaaattaaaatcaaattgaatggaAAATatctctgttttgtttttcacaattttttgttttcttgtatcTTCCATAAATGTTGTTCATTTGATTTGACATGTTGCTCATTTCTATTAATATAAGTTGTAATTACTCTTGAATATCTCTAGGAACATTACTAGAGTTTGGGTCCATGGTAGCTATAACTTCTAGATTGTGTACTAGACGACCACTAcgtaaatacatacaaaaactAATCCTAAGACTGAGATGACAAATAACACTTGCAAATAAAAacgcaaaataaaattatagctaataatttttttaaaaaatatttttttatcttggagaCTAAGTAATGACAGATTAAACCAGGAAAATTTGCAAGTAAGCAATGTAAATTCTCTAAATGCACACAAGTAATTCAAACACAATGTTTCAGTTTTCCCACGAATTTAACCAAGCTTCACAATTAATTACGAGGATCAGATACTCAATGCCAATAAATAAGCccaaaattaagataattaaattTGCGAGGCGGATTATGTAACTTATTTATGGGCAAGCACAAAGAATAATATTAATGCTAAATCTTGGTTAACAAATGTAAAAGCATACCAGGAACGATGATATTCAATGGGTAAAAGAATTTCTGACTAGGTGATGTGGCAGTGAAGGATGACATGGCAGATGACGTGGTTGACGACATAGATGCTGCCTCGGAGTGCTGACGTGGCGCTGACGTGGTAGGGTTGATTATTTTGCGAGCTTCTGTTTCCTTCTTCCCTACTTCCTGTGATCTGTTGCTGCTACTGACGGCGATGACACAAGAAATGGGGCTTCGTGATTCTACTTGGGCTTGGTAGTGCAAGGGAAGGGGTCGTGGTGTCTGTGGTGTTGCTGCTGGACAGGGGCCTGTTGACGCGTTGATCCGTTGGCGCTGTTTAAGGCGAGGGCATTGTGGATGGTGGCGTTGCGGCTGGTGCTGTTGCTGGAGGGTGCGAGTCAATGGTGGTTGCTGCAGATGGTTTGTAACGCTGATTTGTGTTGCTAATGACAAAGACCTGCTGTGGCTACGACGATGCGGGTTGTTGAAGGCAGTAAATCAATGTGTACTTGTGTCTTGGTTGTGATCGTTGGCTGTAATTGGTGTTGATGTAGAATTGTCGATCGCTCTATGGGATTGATGTGCAGGTCTTCTCGGTGGTGGGTCTGCTGCTGTGATTGGCCGAGGCACCGCTGCTGAAAATTGCTGTCGTTGATgataaacaatgtttttttttttttgtaatcagaACAATAcgattttttttagaacaaactGGATCTAGGGTTAAGTATAAACATATGGATCGTTTAAttgtaagaacaattaaa
The Populus nigra chromosome 3, ddPopNigr1.1, whole genome shotgun sequence genome window above contains:
- the LOC133688170 gene encoding kinesin-like protein KIN-5C, whose amino-acid sequence is MSGRHEKEKGVNVQVLLRCRPFSEDELRNNAPQVVTCNDYQREVAVSQNIAGKHIDRVFTFDKVFGPSAQQKDLYEQAVVPIVNEVLEGFNCTIFAYGQTGTGKTYTMEGECKRSKSGPNGELPSEAGVIPRAVQQIFDTLEGQNAEYSVKVTFLELYNEEITDLLAPEEISRISLEEKQKKQLPLMEDGKGGVLVRGLEEEIVASATEIFTLLERGSAKRRTAETLLNKQSSRSHSLFSITIHIKEATPEGEELIKCGKLNLVDLAGSENISRSGAREGRAREAGEINKSLLTLGRVINALVEHLGHIPYRDSKLTRLLRDSLGGRTKTCIIATVSPAVHCLEETLSTLDYAHRAKNIRNKPEVNQKMMKTTLIKDLYGEIERLKAEVYAAREKNGVYMPKERYYQEESERKAMADQIEQMGVMIETHQKQSEEWRDRYDAQVRQCSDLSSKLNTAEKNFNQTIKLLTCTEEELKKCRYGLKERDFIISEQRKAENALAHQACVLRSDLEKALQDNASLFQKIGREDKLSSDNRSVVNNFRGQLSQQIVSLCNMVSMSISQQNEHLQRVQELGHSFLDMHYKSIEELKKKLSASRAVYISHIEAVQNVVRLHKASSIAGLEEISSMASSSTQSIKDYLESEAGPAASIFDDLQNSLSTHQGEVSLFAREMRQRFLVSREKRKEVSEYMNGFLDKILEQCKNLENHAVQADAIQMKNITDFQEAYEEQSKTDAEKLVADINNLVSNHLQRQKELVDARLVDLRETATGNKAFLDGHVSSMEHVSTDAKRKWHEFSMKAEDNAKDVADYSSAKHCRMESLLQQCVSTAGSAFKHWQKTHDSVNKMGISHVSELVSLTRNASESFEQHDAEVDSARVTAEQDVANNSEDILKRIDRVSDNERGSVSKILDAVKAHANALETFREDHSGKSAAIEDRARETFEQRYMDYESTGTTPVRSEPDVPSKGTIESLRAMPMENLLEEFRENNSYESLEEKELKPSLIPRSPLVQLNQQ